In Bos indicus isolate NIAB-ARS_2022 breed Sahiwal x Tharparkar chromosome 19, NIAB-ARS_B.indTharparkar_mat_pri_1.0, whole genome shotgun sequence, the following proteins share a genomic window:
- the LOC109573730 gene encoding zinc finger protein 287 isoform X7, giving the protein MRPVQKELYKTVTLQNYWNMVSLGLTVYRPTVIPMLEEPWMVLKEILEGPSPEWETKAQECTLVENVSKLKKDGIKLIKLEEPSDYDDRMEGQVAETFRRIPTKRRHFGVKKSVLSQEDGPVEDYKYDIYRSDFEKHSNLIMQFGTQSDNKTFMYDEDKTFIPGVVHRKIYPGEKPYKCKVCGKKFRKYPSLIAHQNSHAKEKSYECEECGKEFRHVSSLIAHQRMHTGEKPYECHQCGKAFSQRAHLTIHQRIHTGEKPYKCDDCGKDFSQRAHLTIHQRTHTGEKPYKCLECGKTFSHSSSLINHQRVHTGEKPYICNECGKTFSQSTHLLQHQKIHTGKKPYKCNECWKVFSQSTYLIRHQRIHSGEKCYKCNECGKAFAHSSTLIQHQTTHTGEKSYICSICGKAFSQSANLTQHHRTHTGEKPYKCSVCGKAFSQSVHLTQHQRIHNGEKPFKCNICGKAYRQGANLTQHQRIHTGEKPYKCNECGKAFIYSSSLNQHQRTHTGERPYKCNACNKDFSQRTCLIQHQRIHTGEKPYACRICGKSFTQSTNLIQHQRVHTGAKNRN; this is encoded by the coding sequence aatggGAAACCAAAGCCCAAGAGTGTACTCTGGTGGAAAATGTTTCTAAACTCAAAAAGGATGGAATCAAGCTCATCAAACTGGAAGAACCCTCTGACTATGATGACAGAATGGAGGGGCAAGTGGCAGAGACCTTCAGGAGAATTCCCACCAAAAGGAGACATTTCGGTGTTAAGAAGTCAGTCCTTTCACAAGAAGATGGTCCTGTCGAAGActataaatatgatatatatagaaGTGATTTTGAAAAGCATTCAAACCTAATTATGCAGTTTGGTACCCAGTCAGACAATAAAACTTTCATGTACGATGAAGACAAGACCTTCATCCCCGGCGTCGTACACAGGAAAATATACCCCGGAGAGAAGCCTTATAAGTGTAAGGTGTGTGGGAAGAAGTTCAGGAAGTACCCGTCCCTCATCGCACACCAAAACAGCCATGCCAAAGAGAAGTCTTACGAATGTGAAGAGTGCGGCAAAGAGTTCAGACACGTCTCATCCCTCATTGCACATCAGAGGAtgcacacaggagagaaaccctatgaatgccACCAGTGCGGGAAAGCCTTCAGCCAGCGTGCCCACCTCACCATCCACCAGCGGATccacacaggagagaagccctACAAGTGTGATGACTGTGGGAAAGACTTCAGCCAGCGTGCTCACCTCACCATCCACCAGAGGACACACACGGGAGAGAAACCCTACAAGTGCTTGGAATGCGGTAAAACCTTCAGCCACAGCTCATCACTCATTAATCACCAGAGAGTTCATACTGGTGAAAAACCTTACATATGCAACGAATGTGGGAAGACCTTCAGCCAGAGCACACACCTCCTCCAGCATCAGAAGatacacacaggaaaaaaaccaTATAAATGCAATGAGTGCTGGAAAGTATTCAGTCAGAGCACTTACCTTATTCGACATCAGAGAATTCACTCTGGAGAGAAGTGTTACAAATGTAAcgaatgtggaaaagccttcgCTCACTCCTCCACACTTATTCAGCACCAGACcactcacactggagagaagtCCTATATATGTAGCatatgtgggaaagccttcagccAGAGTGCAAACCTCACCCAGCATCACAGAACAcatactggggagaaaccctATAAGTGCAGCGTGTGTGGGAAAGCATTCAGCCAGAGCGTTCACCTTACTCAGCACCAGAGGATTCACAATGGTGAAAAACCATTTAAATGCAACATATGTGGGAAAGCATATAGACAGGGTGCCAACCTTACTCAGCATCAAAggattcacactggagagaaaccctacaaATGCAACGAGTGTGGGAAGGCGTTCATTTATTCCTCATCACTTAATCAGCATCAGAGAACTCATACTGGAGAGAGACCCTATAAATGTAACGCATGCAACAAAGATTTTAGCCAGAGAACATGCCTTATTCAGCACCAGAGGATTCACACGGGAGAGAAGCCCTATGCGTGCCGCATATGTGGCAAAAGCTTCACCCAGAGTACGAACCTCATCCAGCATCAGCGCGTCCACACAGGTGCCAAAAATCGAAACTAA